The window GTGATTTAAACATTTCTTTAGGTTCAATTAAGCTTAACAATCTTAGGTAAAATAgtgtggttttttttattgtaattatgGACAAGTTTATGGATAAGCCACTTTTAAGAATTGTACAAGACACTCTCACCTCTATTAGGGATGCCAATAtaatacaacaaaaaataataaaagtatatagtattatttatttatataatataaaaaaatattaaatttattctaaatcgaCTTATCTCTatctcaaactcattttattatGAACTAAcagataccaaaaaaaaatcgTCTCAATTGTCCATGATATTTATTGCTCTTtgtttcaatatttattttaaaattttggagcCTTTTATTATAGGTTAGTCCAAttcaatttatattatatttaatttttagaaaaattgagagaaaatgtaataaataaatacagagaaaaaaaaaggaaatagaaagttaaaaaatattaaaaagaattaacattaataaattattttaacatttttttaatataaaaattaagtactttaacaattttaattttattatatttaattttttatatttttcatgataaatcaaatataagaaaatcatgtttttacaaaaactaaacataacatTAGAGTTTTTgtataattgataaaaaaaaaaataataagaataaaatattgattgaaTATTATAGGAGAATGATTGACATGGACAAATAATCATATTAATGTCCAAATTTACTAATAATAacatctttagttttttttttttttttttgtacggcctcttatttccttattttaagAAACGCAAATGTCCATGCTTGTTAGACAAAGGGGTCTTACAATCTTACCATGTCCAAATTGAATTACATGAAATGAAATtgactttttttgaaaaaaaaaattatatgtatatattatagGAATATAAAGAGGATGGGGTTCTCTCAAACTTAGAGTTCTGTTTGGCAGACAAGAAATGCCAAGAAAAactagctttttttttttcttttaattaaattgtagGGTCCATGACATAATGCAACATTTGACCTAACTCTTAAAAGTTTGAAAAGGCACCTATTTTTTTACCTCTCTTAAAAGGGTCTCTTTTAAAAGGGTAGAATTATAATGAATGAAGGCATCTAAGTAGTTGGAATTTTGAACTTTGAATAGTGAAATCTTTCTTTgcagttcaaaaatgaagtttgattaaattaaaaatgcatcATTCTatgtatttgaaattaattttattaattattctctTATACACATATCTTAAAAGTGttcttaaaatcattgtgaaaatagattttaaaaatgtgtttgacaataatttaaaaaaatcttattttagtttttttaatatttaaaaaataaaaaaaattaaaatcgcgtttgatattaattttatgaacgtttttaactctttttaatacttgaaagataaaaaaatttaaattttaaaaatatttttttaaattattatcaaattaattttaataacatgtttgatagtaattttaaaaaatatttttaatatttaaataataaattttttaaatattataaatattataaatatttcataaaattaccataaaattctaaatattaaaaatgataaatgaaacCGACTttaaatatttctcttaaaagaatattagttattattctaaaaatcaatatgttttAAGTATGTATTTGTGGCTTTAATTCTTTATTAGTTTGAGTTAAGATATTTTATAGACCGGGGGCCTCTTCTTATATCTGTCAGCTGCTTTTGTCTGCCGCGTGTCCTATCCTGTCCACACCGAACAAAAATCCcctcctccctcttctctttcCAGCATCGGATTCCCCCACCGCCTCCCCAACTCTCACTCTCCACCGCCTCCCGCCGCCACCGCTACCGCAAAAATGGCTGATGAAACCGACGTCGCGCCTCCCCCACCGCTTCTTGCAGCGGCATCGGAGGTGCCACCAGAGACGGCGGCGCCACCCGAGACGGCGGCATCGGAGGAAGTTCTGACTGTGCTGGACGTCGCTCCGCCGGTGACTGAGAAGGAGGTCTCGCCGCACAAACCGTCTCCTCCGCCCGAGGAGGTGGTGGCTGTGGTCGATTCGGAGAAGAAAGTGCCTCAGAATCTGGTGTCGTTCAAGGAGGAGAGCAACAGACTGGCGGATCTCAGCGAATCGGAGAGAAGGGCGCTGGAGGAGTTGAAGCAGTCGGTGCAAGAAGCCCTCAGAAATGGGATTTTCACTTCACAACCACAGCCACCACCGCCGCCTCCACCGCCTCAATCAGCAGAAAAACCACCTGAGAAAATCGAGGAAGCTTCTGAAAAAAGGGAACCAAACCCAGTTGCAGAATCGGAAATCAGCACCCAAGAAGAGAGTGCTAAAGATGAAAATGTGAAACCCACACCAAACCCAACAATTGAATCCATTCTCAAGCACGAAAGCCCAACTCAAGAGGATGTGTCCATCTGGGGGATTCCACTGCTGAAAGACGAGAGAAGCGATATGATTCTTCTCAAATTTCTGAGGGCGAGAGAGTTCAAGGTGAAGGAAGCTTTCGCCATGCTCAAAAACACCATCTTTTGGAGGAAAGAGTTTGGCATTGACGCATTGGTGGATGATGATTTGGGTGAGCACTTGGAGAAGGTGGTGTTCATGCATGGTTTTGACAGAGATGGCCACCCAGTGTGTTACAATGTGTATGGGGAGTTTCAGAACAAAGAATTGTACCAGAAGACGTTTTCTGATGAAGAGAAGAGGATGAAGTTCCTGAGATGGAGGATTCAGTTCTTGGAAAGGAGTATCAGGAAGCTTGATTTCACCCCTGGCGGCGTCAACACTATCTTTCAGGTTAATGATCTCAAGAATTCTCCCGGACCCGGAAAATGGGAGCTTAGGCAAGCCACCAAACAGGCCCTCCAGCTGCTGCAGGACAATTACCCTGAATTCGTTGCTAAACAGGTATAGCAGACTGTCTAAATTCAATAGTATGACAGAATAAGATTCTTGAATTATTCCACAGCATGTTCTCTTCCAAATCGAATCcaattttgatattgatttttgCTAGCCTAGTAAGCTTTGTTAAGAGAACCCAGAAATCAAATGGCATGCCttgatttaatttgtttttgttatggATTCTTGAAGGTGTTCATCAATGTTCCTTGGTGGTATCTCGCATTCTATATGATGATCAGTCCATTCTTGACTCAGAGGACCAAGAGCAAGTTTGTATTTGCAAGCCCAGCCAAATCTGCCCAAACCCTTTTCAAGTTAGTAAAGATTTTAGGCCATATACATTCCCAATTTCGGTTTTCTCGATCTGTAGTTGCTCTGAGATTGCAAGTCTAgaacttttttaattttgtgttcATCCGGTAAAACAGATACATATCTCCTGAGCAAGTACCAATTCAGTATGGTGGATTGAGTGTGGACTACTGTGATTGCAACCCTGATTTCGGTATTGCTGATCCAGTCACCGAGATTACTGTGAAACCATCAACCAAGCAAACAGTGGAAATATTAGTTTCTGAGGTGTGGATTGTGCTCTACTTTTGGTTTATATCTGTGCTTTGTTCCcgcttttttggttttttctgtGTTCCCTATGTGAaatttaaacaaacaaaaaaaaaaaaatttgttctttCTTTGTTGGTAACTGGGGAGTTTATGAATGGCAGCAATGCGTTATTGTATGGGAGGTCAGGGTAGTTGGGTGGGAGGTTGCCTACGGAGCTGAGTTCATTCCTGATGCTGAAGATGAGTATACCGTGGTTGTACAGAAGGCAACAAAGATGGCCCCAACTGATGATCCAGTAGTGTGTAACAGTTTCAAAATCAAGGAACTCGGGAAGATAGTGATCACTATTGATAACCCAAcatcaaagaagaagaagcttcTCTATAGGTTCAAGGTCAAACCCTACTCCAATTGAGGATCCGGAAGCAGTCATAAGGGTTTTGAGTTGGTTTGCAAGCTTTAGGAAACGCAACAACAGTAAGAAGCTTGACCAGTCATTAATGTTCCTGCATCATTATGATTGAAGATGTAAATTGGGTTCTTCTATCTATGCATAGAAGTCCCCATACCAGAGTTTCTTGGGTTTACATTGTTGTAAGTTTGGGGATTCAGTCATTTTTCTTCCTCTCGCCtttttgattgttttatttttttttaatcttttttatgtttgggtgGACACATTTGTGGTTGGCCAAGAGATTAGTGTGAGTGAACCGATGCATGTGTGGAGAAAATTTTGGCTCTAATACTGTTGTATGTGCTTGTATTGGCGTTCCCTTCTATGTATATTTTGCTCTTACATGGATGGCTATTTATCGACATCAATTTGACCCTATATAGTTATGAGTGTTATACTGCACGTGTGGAACAAATTTGTTGCATATTTACCTCTGTTTGGTTCCCTTGAAAGTTGCATGCCTTAGGATAGCAGTTGTGCCAATAGAAGACCCACCATTCCATGTCAATTCTTTGTTTGGAACAATCTATTTCTAtgctttttttcatttaatccCTGCTCTACTTTCTTATATTGTGGAGGGttttttatagttttgagcccttgttctcttgttagcttttttgagtggctaggctctaagtaagggtAGGGGTTGTTCTTTGCCCTTCCTTGGTTTAGGGTCTGTGGActgcttttgtatactccctgtatacctaGAGGGCACTAGTTTGGTGTCTCATCTTTctgtttaatatatttctctttacctattaaatatatatatatatatatatatatatatatatatatatatatatatatatatatatatattgtggaGGGTTTCTTATCTGGTTTAGTTGGAGTTgttattatcatatttttctttggtttgcTTTTTCATTTGAATACTTCTCTTCATTTGTCTGTTATTAAGCAACTCTGCCATTTATTTCATAGCATCAACTCCTTCAACCACTGCTGCTGGAAGTTCTATGCGTTGACATAAACTTGGACCCCATTGCCTGACGTATATCGGAAATCCAAATGGTTTCCCACCTTTCCTAGCATAATTTTGTCatgatatgatttttattttgaaggaaCCATCATCCTATTGGTACAATTTCTTGGCCTTGGATTGTTTTTTGCATTGTAGGAGCAGGATGAGGGAAGTCACACTCTTTCTACTGGTTTTCTTATCTTGATTAGTTACTCAAAGCATCTCTGAAGTAAGTTCTGCTTTAATTTTGCTGAAAGTTTGCCAATTTCTTGGACTTGTATTGTTGTAATGAAAATTTGTTGGATGCTGAACTTATATTAACGGTACTGCTAATGACCTTGACCTTCATGAATATTAGACGCCGGAGTGCCATATTGAAGTTCAGTTCAACATTCAATCAGCTGAGGATTATACTACGCATTCAAATAGAGGTAATCTCCATTGAACACCTAATTAGCCTGTGTTGAGGGGGGAAATTTTGTAGGTTGGTGCTGTTCTTTTTCCGGGATCGATGATTAGGTTGGGGCAGCATGTGTTGCCTGTCTGTGATTTGTGTGAGCTATGTAGTTGGGAATAAGAGTGCTTATGGTTGGGACTTGGACTGTCAAAATATAGCCATGTTTAAGGTTTTTACATGTCTGTCATGATCTGAGAACTTTAGCTTGAAGTGGGATTTCACAATTTATAGATTCTTGTtggaaagaaaatgtaaattcaACCCTGCTGTGATGCTGTTTGGATTGGTTTTTTGAAATTATGGATTTGGTATTGACTTTCAGTATGAGTTTGTTGCTTGAGGCAAAAGTGACTGTGATATGAAATGTGGTGTATATATGATATCTGATTGCTTACCAAACTCTCTTATTTCTGGCTAAACCCTCCACCCGGTTCCATTTCTGCTTGCTTGGACCTGAAACAACAGTGTTAGAAATggaaatcaatttcatttccattcattaATTAATGTGTTCagattgttttttagaatggGAATGGGATAGAAATTCATTACTATGTAAAGATTTTGATCTTATAATTCACTTTCATTCATgttcaattttcatttctattccgATATACAAAATGCGTATGCTTTGCTGGCGTTGCGGGAATGAAGAGGTGGAATggggattaaaaatattaatcaggAATGAGcagaaaaaattggtttttatatttgagttctaAGTAGGAATGGGGTGGGTTTTTTGGGTTTCTATCCGGCCCTTAAATGGacgaatttaaaatttaaataaatgggttatgagaaaatttgagatttttgtGAAAACTCGGGATAAATTCGAGATGGGTTCGAATATTGTCTTGCCTTgtcccgattatatataaaattaattttatttaatttaatatttatttttttattttatatatatatatatatatatatatatatatatatatatatatatataaaatgttttttaataaaataagttattaaaaattataatattttaattatgataaaatatatttattttaatgtaattaaaaatttttaaacgtttaaaaaaaaaatcaaataaaaagttaaactaaGGGGGTGGATATGAGAATTTAACATATTCATTATATcgtttaatttttcttataagtCGGAGGTAGGATTGGAATAAGGATGA is drawn from Vitis riparia cultivar Riparia Gloire de Montpellier isolate 1030 chromosome 18, EGFV_Vit.rip_1.0, whole genome shotgun sequence and contains these coding sequences:
- the LOC117906751 gene encoding patellin-3 yields the protein MADETDVAPPPPLLAAASEVPPETAAPPETAASEEVLTVLDVAPPVTEKEVSPHKPSPPPEEVVAVVDSEKKVPQNLVSFKEESNRLADLSESERRALEELKQSVQEALRNGIFTSQPQPPPPPPPPQSAEKPPEKIEEASEKREPNPVAESEISTQEESAKDENVKPTPNPTIESILKHESPTQEDVSIWGIPLLKDERSDMILLKFLRAREFKVKEAFAMLKNTIFWRKEFGIDALVDDDLGEHLEKVVFMHGFDRDGHPVCYNVYGEFQNKELYQKTFSDEEKRMKFLRWRIQFLERSIRKLDFTPGGVNTIFQVNDLKNSPGPGKWELRQATKQALQLLQDNYPEFVAKQVFINVPWWYLAFYMMISPFLTQRTKSKFVFASPAKSAQTLFKYISPEQVPIQYGGLSVDYCDCNPDFGIADPVTEITVKPSTKQTVEILVSEQCVIVWEVRVVGWEVAYGAEFIPDAEDEYTVVVQKATKMAPTDDPVVCNSFKIKELGKIVITIDNPTSKKKKLLYRFKVKPYSN